From a region of the Saccharomycodes ludwigii strain NBRC 1722 chromosome VII, whole genome shotgun sequence genome:
- the MAE1 gene encoding malate dehydrogenase (oxaloacetate-decarboxylating) (similar to Saccharomyces cerevisiae YKL029C | MAE1 | MAlic Enzyme), with protein MLKTFTSLKGCSTKTCVSSIRFYTPIHTTRDNDFGAISKESKYLKKPVGSQAAKILKNQLPPSPQTTRLSSNGVIECPLTGLQLLNSPLFNKGSAFTQEEREAFGLDGLLPPQVNTLEEQVERAYKQYCDLKAPLRKNDFMTSLRVQNKVLYFELVKRHIREMIPIIYTPTEGDAIVAYSHRFRKPEGVFLDITEPDSIDRRLAAYGEDKDVDYIVVTDGEGVLGLGDCGCGSVRIAIAKLGLMTTCGGIHPGRVLPVCLDTGTNNKKLARDELYMGNRFSRIRGKQYDHFIEKFIQSVKKRFPNAVLHFEDFGVLNAKPILDKYRDVIPCFNDDIQGTGAVVMASFIAALKHTKRELLDSKVLIYGCGSAGQGVANQVINHMITHGATEEEARSRIFAMDRHGLILDSMGDVSSTQQMAYAKPDKDWEGINTKSLVDVVSKVHPTCLIGCSTQAGAFNEQVVKEMYKHNPRPIIFPLSNPTRLHEAVPEDLMKWTNFDALVATGSPFNPVADPNGELYRISENNNCFSFPGIGLGAVLSRASSITDKMISAAVDQLADLSPLLKDNSKPGLLPTIEEINETSAKVATAVILEALKEGVARIENEPVPGAPQGTTVKVPRDFDKCLEWVKKQMWNPDYRPMVQVRLDPAVHTHQL; from the coding sequence atgttaaaaacatttactTCTCTAAAGGGCTGTAGCACTAAAACTTGTGTTTCATCTATCAGATTTTACACCCCAATTCATACAACAAGGGATAATGATTTTGGTGCTATTTCTAAAGAAtctaaatatttgaaaaaaccTGTCGGTTCACAGGCTGCCAAGATCTTAAAAAACCAGTTACCACCATCTCCTCAAACTACAAGGTTGTCTTCTAATGGTGTTATCGAATGTCCCTTGACAGGACTTCAATTACTAAATTCACCGCTATTTAACAAGGGATCTGCTTTTACACaagaagaaagagaagCTTTTGGTCTAGACGGCCTGTTACCTCCACAAGTAAACACTTTGGAAGAACAAGTGGAAAGAGCTTATAAACAATATTGCGATTTAAAAGCTCCCTTGAGGAAAAACGATTTCATGACAAGTTTAAGGGTTCAAAACAAAGTTTTGTATTTTGAATTGGTTAAAAGGCATATTAGGGAAATGATCCCTATTATCTATACCCCTACTGAGGGTGATGCGATTGTTGCTTATTCTCATAGGTTTAGGAAACCAGAAGGTGTCTTTTTAGATATTACGGAACCAGACTCCATTGATCGTAGATTGGCAGCCTATGGTGAAGACAAAGATGTTGATTACATTGTTGTTACTGATGGTGAAGGTGTTCTAGGTTTGGGTGATTGTGGGTGTGGTTCTGTCCGTATTGCCATCGCTAAACTAGGTTTGATGACTACCTGTGGTGGTATCCATCCAGGTAGAGTTTTACCAGTTTGCTTGGACACTGGtacaaataataagaaattGGCTCGTGACGAACTATATATGGGTAACAGATTTAGTAGAATTAGAGGCAAACAGTACGATCATTTTATAGAGAAATTTATTCAGtctgttaaaaaaagattccCCAATGCTGTTTTACATTTTGAAGATTTTGGTGTTTTGAACGCTAAGCCTATTTTGGACAAGTATAGAGACGTTATTCCCTGTTTTAACGATGATATTCAAGGTACCGGTGCTGTAGTTATGGCTTCCTTTATTGCTGCTTTAAAACATACTAAAAGGGAATTGTTGGATAGCAAAGTTTTGATTTATGGTTGTGGTTCTGCTGGTCAAGGTGTTGCTAACCAGGTTATTAACCATATGATTACACACGGTGCTACTGAGGAAGAAGCACGTTCCAGAATTTTTGCTATGGACAGACATGGTTTGATTTTGGATAGTATGGGTGATGTTTCATCTACGCAGCAAATGGCTTATGCTAAACCGGATAAGGATTGGGAAGGTATAAATACCAAATCGTTGGTTGATGTTGTATCTAAAGTCCATCCAACTTGTTTGATCGGTTGTTCCACTCAAGCTGGTGCGTTCAATGAACAAGTTGTCAAAGAAATGTATAAACATAACCCAAGACCAATTATTTTCCCTCTATCGAACCCAACTAGGTTACACGAGGCTGTCCCAGAAGATTTAATGAAATGGACTAATTTTGATGCTTTGGTTGCTACAGGTTCTCCATTCAACCCTGTTGCTGATCCAAATGGTGAGTTGTATAGAATatctgaaaataataattgtttttctttccctGGTATTGGTTTAGGTGCCGTTTTAAGTCGTGCTTCTTCTATCACTGATAAGATGATTAGTGCTGCTGTTGATCAATTGGCTGACTTGTCACCATTGTTGAAAGATAATTCGAAGCCTGGGTTATTACCAACTATCGAAGAAATCAATGAAACATCTGCTAAAGTTGCTACTGCTGTTATTTTGGAGGCTCTAAAAGAAGGTGTTGCTCGTATTGAAAATGAGCCTGTCCCAGGTGCTCCTCAAGGCACCACTGTTAAAGTGCCAAGAGACTTCGACAAATGTCTAGAATGGGTTAAGAAACAAATGTGGAATCCGGATTACAGACCAATGGTCCAAGTTAGATTAGATCCAGCTGTTCACACACATCAATTGTGA